One Vibrio rumoiensis genomic window, CGGTTCGAGCGATGCCGAATATCAACCGATGAGCTTTTTGGCTGCCTCTTACTTCCAATGGATCAACCCCAAAGCATGGACCATGGCAATCACCGCTGTCAGTGTTTATAACTCGCTTAATAACTGGCAAGGGGTGTTAATCGTGTCGCTGATGTTTGGCTTAGTGAATATGCCATCGGCCACGTTATGGATTTACGCAGGGCAAAAGCTGCAGATCTGGCTCAATAGCCCACTGCGGGTGAAATGGTTTAACTATTCCATGTCGACCTTATTAGTGCTCTCAGTGGTGCCAATGATGCTCTAAAATAATGAGGAAAGTGCTATCAAGGCAATCTACAGATCGCTCATTTACATTGTAAATTCTATATCGATTCCATTAAGAACAGTCTTTACACACGGTGTTTTTCTTCTTCCTATGATTGGTATTGAATTTATCAATCAAGGAGAAAACAATGTTTAAACAAAGAGTTACTGTAGGACTAGGATTGGCAGCAGTGGCGCTTCACAGTCACGCTGCAAATCTTGCTCCCTCTTCACTTCCTCCCGCAGGAATTTCGGTTGAAAACGCGCCACAATTTGTCGCCATCGCCTTTGATGACAATACCTTAGTTGACGGACAAAACTGGGTTCTTGAACAATGGGGAAAGCGCCATAACCCTGCAGGAAACGGCAATAGCGTAACCTTTGATGGTGCGGCCATTCACACCACCTTTTTTAATACATGTGAAGCGATCATCGCTACGAATGAGCAAGGCACCAACGCAGGCCATGTCAAAGAAACTTGGTATCAAGCCAACTTACTTGGGCACGAAATGGCCAATCACACCCTTAATCATTTACACGGGTTAGATTTCAGCTCTGCGGAGTGGCAACAACAAATCAATGATTGCCAGAGCGCCATGAACAAACCCTTTACTCAAACCGATCCTGAATTTCCCTCTGATGCCGAAGGCATTGATGCTAATGCCGTGGGCTTTCGCTCGCCTTATCTCGAATATAACGATGCTTTATTCGCTTACTTAAACCAGAACGGATTTAAATACGATGCCAGTATTGTCGAAGGTTATGCGCCCGATCATCACGCAGGAAACCAGTATTGGCCATATACACTGGACAACGGTAGTCCTGGCGCTGATTTAGCGGCAAGTTGGGGAATCAAGCCACCCATCACGCAACATGCGGGGTTATGGGAAGTTCCCGTTTACGCGTTAACCGTGCCAGATGATGAGACGGCAAAACAATACGGCTTTGATTACTCTCTGCGCGACAAAATTCAACAAAAAATGAGTTGGTTTGATGTTCAGTCAGGCAAGATTGAGTCTGGTGATTACAACTTATTTTACATGGCAGAACTGAGCGGTCCGGAAGTGTTGGCCATTTTAAAATACAACTTAGATAGGCGTCTGGCTGGCAACAAAGCTCCGATGACGTTTCTTGGCCACTCCACCCAATATGATGACCAAATGGACCAATGGGTGCCGACTGCCTCTACCACAGAAGAGCGTCGCCAAGCTCTTGAAGCATTTTTGGATTATGCGCTTTCCAAACAAGATGTGCGTATTGTTAGCCATTTAGAATTGGTGAATTGGATGGAGAACCCGCAAGCGCTGCCCGCTCGATGTGAATCCGCTGAATGGACAAAAAATACGTCTTACAGCCAACCACAAAAGGTCAGCTATGCAGGGTTTGAATGGCAGGCAAAGTGGTGGTCGTATAATGAAAAGCCACAAGATAAAAGCTGGTCTGCATGGCAGAAAGTGAGGGCTTGTCGCTAAATGGTATATCAATAAATTTAAAAAAAGCCTGCTATACCTAAATAGCAGGCTCTGTATGTACTAATGTCTGTTATTCATTGTCTTGTTGAATATCTTCTACCTTTTCTTGCACTTGCGCTTTGGTATCTTGCGCCTTCTCAACCAGCTCATCTTTCTTCTCTAGCAACTGATCTTTATTTTCCATTAGCGAGTCTTTTTTGCTCGCAATGACATCGGCAATACCGGCTAAGTTATCCGCCAACTGCTGGGCTTTATCTTCTGGAAATTTCTCTTGTAGCGTTGTTTTAAGCTTGGCTTTTAGATTCTCAAGCATCTCTTGTTTTTCTGAATCAGAAGCATCGCGAAGCTTAGAAACCGCACCCGCTATTTGCTTTAGTTCAGGGAAAAGGTTGGCATCTTTTAATGGCGCAAGTAGTTTTACATCTTGCAGATTAGCGTTATCGACTTTGTTATCAAGAGTCGTTAATAAAGTATCGACTTTATCCAGGGTTTGTTCGCCACGTTGATACAAAGGAGCAATTGCTTCATTTTCCGCGAAGCTAGTGATCTTATCGACCGTTAAAAACAGTAACACCATGATGATCACAATCGGCAATAACAGCCCACTAAATAAACCGACAAAAAAATTATTAAAGCCAGAACCAAAGCTCTTCATTGCTATTCCTTAAGAAATTAAAATTACATGTTATTTTGTACGCAATACTACCTTATATGACTAAAAATTCCTAAATAACATCCGCTTGCGGTCAATCGTACTTTCAAGATGTTTAACCAACCACCACGTAATGATCAATCAACAAAGCAACAAACAACCCCATTAAGTGATAAATAGAAAACTTAAAAGTTTGCATGGCACTGTTTGGTCTAGGGAAGTATTTCAGCTCACAGGCTTTGTAGATAAACCCTAAAGATAATGCTGTTGAGGCTATCGCATACAGCACACCACTCATGCCAAATAACACTGGCAAGGTACAGATGAGCATCAATAATACGGTATAGAGCAGCACACTCGTTTTGGTAAATTCTACCCCGTGCGTGACGGGAAGCATTGGAATATCGGCTTTGGCATAATCGTCTTTACGATGGATCGCCAATGCCCAGAAATGAGGTGGAGTCCAAATGAAAATAATCATGACTAATAGCCAAGCATGAGGATGAAGCTCATTGGTCATTGCCGTCCAGCCGAGTAGTGGTGGC contains:
- a CDS encoding LysE family translocator, with protein sequence MDIQQLLALFTFVLISTASPGPNNIMLMTSGANIGFLRTVPHMLGVVFGFSFMVLLVGLGLMSLFKLYPVLHQLLNIACITYLFYLAFKIARSQPGSSDAEYQPMSFLAASYFQWINPKAWTMAITAVSVYNSLNNWQGVLIVSLMFGLVNMPSATLWIYAGQKLQIWLNSPLRVKWFNYSMSTLLVLSVVPMML
- a CDS encoding polysaccharide deacetylase family protein, whose amino-acid sequence is MFKQRVTVGLGLAAVALHSHAANLAPSSLPPAGISVENAPQFVAIAFDDNTLVDGQNWVLEQWGKRHNPAGNGNSVTFDGAAIHTTFFNTCEAIIATNEQGTNAGHVKETWYQANLLGHEMANHTLNHLHGLDFSSAEWQQQINDCQSAMNKPFTQTDPEFPSDAEGIDANAVGFRSPYLEYNDALFAYLNQNGFKYDASIVEGYAPDHHAGNQYWPYTLDNGSPGADLAASWGIKPPITQHAGLWEVPVYALTVPDDETAKQYGFDYSLRDKIQQKMSWFDVQSGKIESGDYNLFYMAELSGPEVLAILKYNLDRRLAGNKAPMTFLGHSTQYDDQMDQWVPTASTTEERRQALEAFLDYALSKQDVRIVSHLELVNWMENPQALPARCESAEWTKNTSYSQPQKVSYAGFEWQAKWWSYNEKPQDKSWSAWQKVRACR